In Deltaproteobacteria bacterium RIFCSPHIGHO2_02_FULL_44_16, a single genomic region encodes these proteins:
- a CDS encoding 4a-hydroxytetrahydrobiopterin dehydratase, translating into MVSLAEKNCISCKGGVAPLKGEALRLLQCDLGNNWNIVEDHHLEKEFSFKNFKEALAFTNKIGALAEEQGHHPDVFLSWGKVKIHIWTHKIDGLTENDFILAAKIDQL; encoded by the coding sequence ATGGTTTCCCTTGCCGAAAAAAACTGTATCTCCTGTAAAGGAGGCGTGGCTCCTCTCAAGGGCGAAGCCCTTCGGCTACTTCAGTGCGATCTGGGAAATAACTGGAACATTGTTGAAGATCATCATCTTGAAAAAGAGTTTTCTTTCAAGAATTTTAAAGAGGCACTCGCCTTTACTAATAAGATTGGTGCTCTTGCAGAAGAGCAAGGTCATCATCCCGATGTTTTTCTGTCATGGGGAAAAGTGAAAATTCACATCTGGACGCATAAAATTGATGGTTTAACTGAAAACGATTTTATTCTGGCAGCCAAGATTGATCAGCTTTGA
- a CDS encoding toxin of toxin-antitoxin system: protein MWKLVYTKQSQKDALKIKYAVLKSQAEKLLQLLEKNPFQTPPPYEKLLGDLTGAYSRRINIQYRLVYQVYKEEKIIKIIRMWTHYE from the coding sequence ATGTGGAAACTGGTCTATACAAAACAGTCTCAAAAAGACGCTCTCAAAATCAAATACGCCGTGCTTAAATCACAAGCAGAAAAACTTCTTCAACTACTGGAAAAAAATCCATTTCAAACTCCGCCACCGTACGAAAAACTTCTTGGTGATTTAACCGGTGCTTACTCCCGTCGCATCAATATTCAATATCGACTTGTCTATCAGGTTTACAAAGAAGAAAAAATTATCAAAATCATCAGAATGTGGACACATTACGAATAA
- a CDS encoding antitoxin has product MGSRTASQARSDLYRLLDDVAESHEPVLITGKRNNGVLVSEEDWKSIQETLYLTSMPQMRESIKKGLATPLSKCSRKLKW; this is encoded by the coding sequence ATGGGTAGCAGAACAGCCAGCCAAGCGAGAAGTGATCTCTATCGTCTCCTTGACGACGTTGCAGAATCGCACGAGCCCGTACTCATCACGGGAAAGAGAAATAATGGCGTGTTGGTTTCAGAGGAAGATTGGAAATCGATTCAGGAAACGCTTTATCTGACTTCTATGCCTCAAATGCGAGAATCGATCAAAAAGGGGCTCGCAACTCCTCTCAGCAAATGTTCGCGAAAGTTGAAATGGTAG